One region of Flavobacterium sp. KACC 22763 genomic DNA includes:
- a CDS encoding glycoside hydrolase family 3 N-terminal domain-containing protein, whose amino-acid sequence MKKTTTIMLFMLSLLASAQQQTIDQKVNDLLKKMTIEEKIGQLNQYTGDNQATGPITINPNKQAEIKAGLIGSMLNVIGTKYTRGYQELAMQSRLKIPLLFGQDVIHGYKTTFPLPLAEAASWDLQAIELAARVAATEAAASGIHWTFAPMVDISRDPRWGRVMEGAGEDTYLGSKIAYARVKGFQGNKLGDLNSVMACVKHFAAYGAGVGGRDYNSVDMSERMLWETYLPPFKAALDAGAATFMNSFNDINGIPATGNAHLQRDILKGKWNFQGFVVSDWGSIGEMVAHGYSKDLKEAAYSAITAGSDMDMESNAYRKNLAELVKEGRVSIDLVDDAVRRILRKKFELGLFDDPYRYSDEKRAEKALNNPEHRKAALEVAEKSIVLLKNENQTLPISKNVKTIAFIGPMVKEYKENMGFWSVELPEVDYNKWIVSQWDGLQNKVGKNTKLLYAKGCEIEGTNKDGFAEAVATAKQADVVILSIGERRDMSGEAKSRSDLHLPGVQEDLVKAIQATGKPVVVLINAGRPLVFNWTADNVPAIVYTWWLGTEAGNAIANVLFGDYNPSGKLPMTFPREVGQVPIYYNHFSTGRPAKDENSTNYVSAYIDLKNSPKYPFGYGLSYTTFDYSGLKLSSTKIKNNETIKVSFQLKNTGKVAGEEVVQLYLKDKFGSVVRPVLELKDFQKVKLNAGESKTIEFTIDKEKLSFYNNKVEWVAEPGDFEVMIGASSADIKLKSDFELVN is encoded by the coding sequence ATGAAAAAAACAACAACAATTATGCTGTTTATGCTTTCGCTTTTAGCGTCGGCACAACAGCAGACAATAGATCAGAAAGTCAATGATCTGTTGAAGAAAATGACAATCGAAGAAAAAATCGGTCAGTTAAATCAATATACTGGCGACAATCAGGCAACGGGTCCAATTACAATAAACCCAAACAAACAAGCTGAAATAAAAGCAGGTTTAATTGGTTCGATGCTAAACGTAATCGGAACAAAATATACCAGAGGATACCAGGAATTGGCTATGCAGTCAAGACTTAAAATTCCATTGTTATTTGGTCAAGACGTTATTCATGGTTACAAAACTACTTTTCCGCTTCCGCTAGCCGAAGCAGCAAGCTGGGATTTGCAAGCAATTGAATTGGCAGCAAGAGTTGCAGCAACAGAAGCTGCAGCAAGCGGAATTCACTGGACATTTGCGCCAATGGTAGATATTAGCCGTGATCCTCGTTGGGGACGTGTAATGGAAGGAGCAGGAGAAGATACTTATCTAGGTTCTAAAATTGCTTATGCAAGAGTAAAAGGTTTTCAAGGAAATAAACTGGGAGATTTAAACTCAGTTATGGCCTGCGTAAAACACTTTGCTGCTTATGGAGCAGGTGTTGGAGGAAGAGATTATAACTCTGTAGATATGAGCGAAAGAATGTTGTGGGAGACCTATTTGCCTCCATTTAAAGCGGCTTTAGATGCTGGTGCAGCAACATTTATGAATTCATTTAATGATATTAACGGAATTCCTGCAACAGGAAATGCGCATTTGCAGAGAGATATCTTAAAAGGAAAATGGAATTTTCAAGGTTTTGTAGTTTCAGACTGGGGATCAATTGGAGAAATGGTGGCTCACGGTTACTCTAAAGATCTTAAAGAAGCAGCTTATTCAGCTATTACTGCAGGAAGCGATATGGATATGGAAAGTAATGCATACCGTAAGAATTTAGCAGAGTTAGTAAAAGAAGGCAGAGTTTCGATTGATTTGGTTGATGATGCAGTAAGACGTATTCTTCGCAAGAAATTCGAATTAGGATTATTTGATGATCCTTACAGATATTCTGATGAAAAACGTGCCGAAAAAGCATTAAACAACCCAGAACACAGAAAAGCGGCTCTTGAAGTTGCTGAAAAAAGTATTGTTTTATTAAAGAATGAAAATCAGACTTTACCAATTTCTAAAAATGTAAAAACAATTGCATTTATTGGACCAATGGTTAAAGAATACAAAGAGAATATGGGCTTCTGGTCTGTAGAACTTCCAGAAGTTGATTACAATAAATGGATCGTTTCGCAATGGGATGGTTTACAAAATAAAGTGGGTAAAAACACCAAATTATTGTACGCAAAAGGTTGTGAGATCGAAGGAACAAACAAAGATGGTTTTGCAGAAGCTGTTGCAACAGCTAAACAAGCAGATGTTGTAATCTTGAGTATTGGAGAAAGACGTGATATGAGCGGTGAGGCAAAAAGCAGAAGTGACTTGCATTTGCCAGGTGTTCAAGAAGATTTAGTAAAAGCAATTCAAGCAACAGGAAAACCAGTTGTAGTTTTAATAAATGCTGGAAGACCTTTAGTTTTCAACTGGACAGCAGATAACGTTCCTGCAATTGTTTACACTTGGTGGTTAGGTACTGAAGCTGGAAATGCAATTGCAAATGTTTTATTTGGAGATTATAATCCGTCAGGAAAATTGCCAATGACTTTCCCAAGAGAAGTAGGGCAAGTGCCAATTTATTACAATCACTTCAGCACAGGAAGACCAGCTAAAGATGAAAACTCAACAAATTATGTTTCAGCTTATATCGATTTGAAAAATTCTCCAAAATATCCTTTCGGATATGGTTTGAGCTATACAACGTTTGATTACTCTGGTTTGAAATTATCTTCAACAAAAATAAAAAACAACGAAACGATTAAAGTTTCTTTCCAATTGAAAAATACAGGAAAAGTAGCTGGAGAAGAAGTAGTGCAATTATACTTGAAAGATAAATTTGGATCTGTTGTAAGACCAGTTTTAGAATTGAAAGATTTCCAAAAAGTGAAATTAAATGCAGGAGAATCTAAAACAATCGAATTTACAATTGACAAAGAGAAACTTTCTTTCTATAACAATAAAGTAGAATGGGTTGCTGAACCAGGAGATTTCGAAGTTATGATCGGAGCTTCATCAGCAGATATTAAATTAAAATCTGATTTTGAATTAGTAAATTAA
- a CDS encoding NUDIX hydrolase, translating to MLKDIIDNNENYQPGLSIDCVIFGFHDNQLKVLLIKVERANKWSLPGGFIPVDQDIDTAAITVLNSRTGVDGVFLRQFATFGKVDRNKQHFDKKTLEYLKIEEAKGKWLMRRFVTIGYYALVDFSKILPNPANRHEIVEWIDHKEVPELILDHREILDKALDTLRIELNLMPIGYNLLPEKFTIPELQKLYETILDKKLDRRNFLRKITNIGILNKLDEKKSNVAHKAPNLYSFDKEKYDEVLKNGLNQGW from the coding sequence ATGTTAAAAGACATTATAGATAATAACGAAAATTACCAGCCTGGACTTTCTATAGATTGTGTCATTTTTGGTTTTCATGATAATCAATTAAAAGTTTTATTGATTAAAGTGGAACGTGCCAATAAATGGTCTTTACCCGGCGGATTTATCCCAGTAGATCAGGATATAGATACGGCTGCAATCACAGTATTGAATAGCAGAACTGGTGTTGACGGTGTTTTTTTAAGACAATTTGCAACCTTCGGAAAAGTAGATCGTAACAAACAGCATTTTGATAAAAAAACGCTGGAATATCTGAAAATTGAAGAAGCAAAAGGAAAATGGCTTATGCGCCGTTTTGTTACGATTGGATATTATGCTTTGGTAGATTTTTCGAAAATTCTTCCAAATCCAGCAAATAGACATGAGATAGTAGAATGGATTGATCACAAAGAAGTTCCTGAGCTTATTTTGGATCATCGAGAAATTCTGGATAAAGCTCTAGATACTTTAAGAATAGAATTGAATTTAATGCCAATAGGTTACAATTTATTGCCAGAGAAATTTACCATTCCAGAACTGCAAAAATTGTATGAAACGATTTTGGATAAAAAACTCGACCGTCGAAATTTTTTACGTAAAATCACCAATATTGGAATTCTAAATAAGCTTGACGAAAAGAAAAGCAATGTAGCGCACAAAGCTCCAAACTTATATTCTTTTGATAAAGAAAAATACGATGAGGTTCTTAAAAACGGACTGAATCAAGGCTGGTAA
- a CDS encoding MmcQ/YjbR family DNA-binding protein: MVSIEEFRKLALSFPDATEEPHFEKTSFRIKKKIFATFDEKNNHAVLKLNEIDQSVFCSSSEKIFYPIPNKWGKQGWTIVELSRVRPEMFEDALILSYETVASQKK, from the coding sequence ATGGTTTCAATTGAAGAATTCAGAAAATTAGCATTGTCATTTCCAGATGCGACTGAAGAACCTCATTTTGAGAAAACTTCTTTTAGAATCAAAAAGAAAATTTTTGCCACCTTCGATGAAAAAAATAATCATGCCGTTTTAAAGTTAAACGAAATTGACCAATCGGTTTTTTGCTCATCAAGCGAAAAGATTTTCTATCCAATTCCAAATAAATGGGGAAAACAAGGCTGGACAATTGTCGAACTTTCAAGAGTAAGACCCGAAATGTTTGAAGATGCTTTGATACTATCTTACGAAACTGTGGCTTCACAAAAGAAATAG
- a CDS encoding alpha-ketoglutarate-dependent dioxygenase AlkB family protein — protein sequence MDLFNPQTDETTNLLPKDGTVNYYGRLFSRTDADSYRDILLNTIEWKNDEAVIFGKLILTKRKVAWYGNQEFEYTYSNTTKKALPWTPELLELKKIIEEKTGETFNSCLLNLYHTGEEGMAWHSDAEKDLKKNGAIGSVSFGAERKFAFKHKESKETVSLILEHGSLLVMKDETQTHWLHRLPPTKTTQKPRVNLTFRTIVR from the coding sequence ATGGACTTATTTAATCCTCAAACAGACGAAACAACCAATCTGCTTCCAAAAGATGGAACGGTGAATTATTACGGAAGATTATTTTCGAGGACAGACGCCGATTCCTACCGTGATATTTTATTAAATACAATTGAATGGAAAAATGATGAAGCTGTAATCTTCGGGAAATTAATTTTAACCAAACGAAAAGTTGCTTGGTACGGCAATCAGGAATTTGAATACACCTATTCCAATACGACCAAAAAAGCTTTGCCTTGGACACCTGAACTTTTAGAATTAAAGAAAATTATCGAAGAAAAAACAGGAGAGACTTTCAATTCTTGCCTGCTCAATTTATATCATACTGGTGAAGAAGGAATGGCTTGGCACAGTGATGCCGAAAAAGATTTAAAGAAAAATGGAGCAATTGGCTCAGTAAGTTTTGGAGCAGAACGTAAGTTTGCTTTCAAACATAAAGAGTCTAAAGAAACCGTTTCTCTGATTTTGGAACATGGAAGTTTATTGGTCATGAAAGATGAAACGCAAACACATTGGCTTCATAGGCTTCCTCCAACAAAAACTACGCAAAAACCAAGGGTTAATTTGACTTTTAGAACAATTGTGAGATAG
- a CDS encoding Ada metal-binding domain-containing protein: MIEHSKITDSDLRNKIKKGEICFGGNQKLKIYGTLKCSSGKRMKRENRVFFSSEIDAKQNGFRPCGHCMKSEYLKWKNGLI, translated from the coding sequence ATGATTGAGCATAGTAAAATAACCGATTCAGACCTTCGAAATAAAATTAAAAAAGGCGAAATTTGTTTCGGTGGCAATCAAAAATTAAAAATCTACGGAACGCTCAAATGTTCTTCGGGAAAAAGAATGAAAAGAGAAAATCGTGTCTTCTTTTCCTCTGAAATAGATGCCAAACAAAATGGTTTCAGACCTTGCGGACATTGTATGAAATCGGAATATCTAAAATGGAAAAATGGACTTATTTAA
- a CDS encoding 2OG-Fe(II) oxygenase — MQNIQSKIASQNWESITESMHENGFAIIPKVLNNEQCEDLKFDYDNPSIYRKTVVMERYRFGLGEYKYFNYPLPDLIQNIRSAIYPKLAPIANAWMKALNIDTIFPAKHEDLLKQCHDNNQLKATVLILKYGKSGFNTLHQDLYGDVYFPIQIVLFLNEPDEDFTGGEFVLTQQTPRAQSKAIVLKPKKGDILVFTTNFRPVKGSKGYYRVNMKHGVSEVQSGERYTLGIIFHDALS; from the coding sequence ATGCAAAATATACAATCAAAAATTGCTTCTCAAAATTGGGAAAGCATCACCGAATCTATGCACGAAAATGGATTCGCAATTATCCCAAAAGTCCTTAATAATGAACAATGCGAAGACTTAAAATTCGATTATGACAATCCATCCATATATCGAAAAACAGTTGTAATGGAACGTTATCGATTTGGTTTAGGAGAATACAAATATTTCAATTACCCACTTCCAGATCTAATTCAGAATATTCGATCTGCAATCTATCCGAAATTAGCTCCAATCGCAAATGCATGGATGAAAGCTTTAAATATAGACACAATATTCCCAGCGAAACATGAAGATTTGCTAAAACAATGTCATGACAATAATCAGCTCAAAGCGACAGTTTTAATTCTAAAATACGGCAAAAGCGGTTTTAATACTTTGCATCAGGATTTATATGGTGATGTTTATTTTCCTATTCAAATTGTGCTTTTTCTAAACGAACCTGACGAAGATTTTACTGGTGGCGAATTTGTTTTGACTCAACAAACTCCAAGAGCACAATCGAAAGCTATTGTTTTGAAACCCAAAAAAGGAGATATTTTAGTTTTTACAACCAATTTTAGACCTGTAAAAGGTTCAAAAGGCTATTATCGCGTAAACATGAAACATGGCGTAAGCGAAGTTCAATCTGGCGAAAGATATACGTTGGGAATTATTTTTCATGATGCCCTTTCTTGA
- a CDS encoding bifunctional helix-turn-helix domain-containing protein/methylated-DNA--[protein]-cysteine S-methyltransferase, whose translation MNTQETINYNRIAEAIDYIKANFKDQPNLDEVAEKVHLSPFHFQRLFSEWAGTSPKKFLQYTSIEHAKKLLKENQATVSETAFETGLSGTSRLHDLFVNIEGMTPAEYKNGGKNLEINYSFAESPFGNIIVASTSKGVCFMAFAEDEITGFIALKDKFPNAQFSKKLDLSQQNALFIFQNDWSKLSEIKLHLKGTDFQLKVWEALLKIPMGQLSTYGSIAHQIQKPNASRAVGTAIGSNPVAFLIPCHRVIQSSGTFGGYMWGNTRKTAIIGWEGSHVNP comes from the coding sequence ATGAACACACAAGAAACCATTAATTATAACCGCATTGCAGAAGCAATCGATTATATCAAAGCAAATTTTAAAGATCAGCCCAATCTTGATGAGGTTGCAGAAAAAGTGCATTTAAGTCCGTTTCACTTTCAGAGGCTTTTTAGCGAATGGGCAGGAACGAGTCCGAAGAAGTTTTTACAATATACAAGCATCGAGCATGCCAAAAAATTACTCAAAGAAAATCAGGCGACCGTTTCTGAAACTGCTTTTGAAACAGGATTATCAGGAACAAGCCGTCTTCATGATTTATTTGTAAATATCGAAGGAATGACTCCTGCAGAATATAAAAACGGAGGAAAAAATCTTGAAATAAACTACAGTTTTGCTGAAAGCCCATTTGGAAACATTATCGTTGCATCGACTTCAAAAGGTGTTTGTTTTATGGCTTTCGCCGAAGATGAAATCACGGGATTTATTGCCTTGAAAGATAAATTCCCGAATGCTCAATTTTCTAAAAAGCTGGATTTATCTCAACAAAATGCTTTATTTATTTTCCAAAATGATTGGAGCAAATTATCAGAAATTAAACTGCATTTAAAAGGAACCGATTTTCAACTGAAAGTTTGGGAAGCTTTATTAAAAATTCCGATGGGACAGCTTTCTACTTATGGTTCGATTGCACACCAAATTCAAAAACCAAATGCATCTAGAGCTGTTGGAACTGCAATTGGAAGCAATCCTGTTGCGTTCTTAATTCCTTGCCATCGTGTAATTCAGTCTTCTGGAACCTTTGGCGGTTATATGTGGGGAAACACCAGAAAAACTGCTATTATTGGTTGGGAAGGTTCTCATGTAAATCCATAG
- a CDS encoding GNAT family N-acetyltransferase, with amino-acid sequence MNLRKATISDLPEMQKLYVETIQSVCKNDYNAAQREAWISGVKNKERWIEVIEKQFVLLAIIENKIAGFGTLKDGDYIDFFYIHKNFQRQGIADKILNELETEARKHHSKIITSDISITAKPFFEKKGFVVKAKQKNIRLGAELINFKMEKEL; translated from the coding sequence ATGAACCTCCGCAAAGCTACAATCTCAGACCTTCCCGAAATGCAAAAATTGTATGTAGAAACCATTCAATCCGTTTGCAAAAACGATTATAATGCAGCTCAAAGAGAAGCTTGGATTTCTGGTGTCAAAAATAAAGAACGGTGGATTGAAGTTATCGAAAAACAATTTGTTTTATTAGCCATTATCGAAAACAAAATTGCAGGTTTTGGAACCTTAAAAGATGGAGATTACATTGATTTCTTCTACATACATAAAAATTTTCAGCGACAAGGAATTGCAGACAAAATTCTAAACGAATTAGAAACTGAAGCTAGAAAACATCATTCCAAAATCATAACTTCAGATATTAGTATTACTGCAAAACCATTTTTTGAAAAGAAAGGATTTGTTGTAAAAGCCAAGCAGAAAAATATTCGCTTAGGCGCGGAATTGATTAATTTTAAGATGGAAAAAGAATTGTAA
- a CDS encoding Fic family protein: MKPPYDITPIILKLITSISEKIGALNAAYLDKQSPKLRKQNRIKTIHSSLQIEGNTLTEEQITALIENKRVIGPQKDVLEVLNAIKVYDDLEKYKSTSSKSFLNAHQLLMKDLILDAGKYRKQGVGIVKGNKVAHIAPPYESVPFLMNDLFEYLKNKDELTLIKSCVFHYEMEFIHPFLDGNGRMGRLWQTVILMEEYPVFEFLPFETLISKTQDSYYKSLAMSDSSGKSTYFIEYMLDVINKSLENLLNYDNRTIKDIDRLEYFYSLGIKEFTRKDYMHVFKDISAATASRDLKKGLELKFFEITGNQSTAKYTLIKS; this comes from the coding sequence ATGAAGCCTCCTTATGACATTACACCCATAATATTAAAATTGATAACTTCTATTTCTGAAAAAATCGGAGCACTAAACGCTGCATATCTTGACAAACAATCTCCAAAATTAAGAAAGCAAAATAGAATTAAAACAATACACTCTTCATTACAAATTGAAGGAAATACTTTAACAGAAGAACAAATAACTGCATTAATCGAGAACAAAAGAGTAATTGGTCCTCAAAAAGATGTGTTAGAAGTTTTAAATGCTATTAAAGTTTATGATGATTTAGAAAAATATAAATCGACTTCTTCCAAAAGCTTTCTAAACGCTCATCAGTTATTGATGAAAGATCTAATTCTTGATGCTGGAAAATATCGAAAACAGGGAGTTGGAATTGTAAAAGGAAATAAAGTTGCACACATAGCTCCTCCTTATGAGAGTGTTCCATTTTTAATGAATGATTTATTTGAGTATTTGAAAAATAAAGACGAACTAACTTTGATAAAAAGCTGTGTCTTCCATTATGAAATGGAATTTATTCATCCTTTTTTAGATGGAAATGGAAGAATGGGAAGATTATGGCAAACTGTTATTCTGATGGAAGAGTATCCTGTTTTTGAATTTTTACCTTTTGAAACATTGATCAGTAAAACTCAAGATAGTTATTACAAATCTTTAGCCATGAGTGACAGTAGCGGTAAATCAACTTATTTTATTGAGTACATGCTAGATGTAATAAATAAGTCACTAGAAAATCTACTTAATTATGATAATAGAACAATAAAAGACATTGACCGATTAGAGTATTTTTATTCTCTAGGAATCAAAGAATTTACTAGAAAAGATTACATGCATGTCTTCAAAGATATCTCAGCAGCTACTGCAAGCCGTGATTTAAAAAAAGGGTTAGAACTAAAATTTTTCGAAATTACAGGAAATCAAAGCACTGCCAAATATACCTTAATTAAATCTTAG
- a CDS encoding DMT family transporter, whose product MKNFLFLFIAIVFEIIATSALKKSEEFTKLIPSIITIIGYCGAFYCLSFAIRTIPVGFAYAIWSGVGIVLITAIGAIFFKEIPDLPAIIGLALIIIGVVVINVFSKTTAH is encoded by the coding sequence ATGAAGAATTTTTTATTTTTATTTATAGCCATTGTTTTTGAAATCATTGCAACATCAGCATTAAAAAAGTCCGAAGAATTTACCAAACTCATTCCGAGTATCATTACCATTATTGGATATTGTGGCGCGTTTTATTGTTTGAGCTTCGCCATCAGAACCATTCCTGTTGGATTTGCCTATGCCATCTGGTCTGGAGTCGGAATTGTTTTAATTACCGCAATTGGCGCTATTTTCTTCAAAGAAATTCCAGATTTGCCAGCCATTATTGGCTTAGCTTTAATTATAATTGGAGTTGTTGTAATTAATGTTTTTTCTAAAACTACAGCTCATTAA
- a CDS encoding patatin-like phospholipase family protein, which translates to MKKTSYLFVFLFLLSLPQIIFSQEKKPKVVLVLSGGGAKGIAHIPLLQKLDSLHIVPDLIVGNSMGSIIGGLYAMGYSGDSIEKITKDIYWDKLLGGGQSLRAVSAEEKREFQRYLVGIGVKDGKLNSIGSLLNDQNLREYLSELTFPVYNVKDFDSLPIPFRAMATDLVEGKEVILSKGSLSYAMRASMSLPAIFKPMPYGKTVLVDGGVLNNFPTDVAKQMGADIIIGSDVGGGMEPVDKLNNLMTILMQTSMFPSNIKNPANRDLCTILVDHLPNLRFSTADFANSNEIYKDGKIATNQNLPALIALSEKLKGFPQRTHKLPDMPNEFVLDTIVYKKISPENLPLVVGRANLKTHVKYTTKDLIAGINRAMGTNLFDEITYSYFIKDEDKLGITLFGFERAKNQLNTSIHYDTYRGVGIIFNYTGRNVLADASRLLLTVDIAEQPKARINYQKNFGQHREWWWMSEAYGALLRQEIYINGKASDNILYNTVEINNEVNRNLNSLKSYVGFGLNYSYTNLKPKYDREYNPNYLSINNYSFNNIEFNFHYSYNDMDKVFFATDGTIIKSNIARSLLTDLDASLYDPDFKRISGSTNGYTKLGLTYEKRLPIKKKITGIVGFDSYFIFQDKEKNGDLPFSGLGYAAKYFIGGIIPSSGSNRFSFAGLHEDELNVTQYMGLKLGSQINLIGKIYLTPHFNLASVGFDNFNDYIKHAFNPKGNWDDNLDTSLVISGGAAISYQSILGPIHFDTSWINNIDKVRLFFSVGLSLNP; encoded by the coding sequence TTGAAAAAAACATCTTATTTATTCGTCTTCTTATTTTTACTCAGCCTTCCGCAAATTATTTTTTCTCAAGAAAAAAAGCCTAAAGTCGTATTAGTGTTAAGCGGTGGGGGCGCAAAAGGGATTGCACATATTCCTCTTTTACAGAAATTAGACTCTCTTCACATTGTTCCAGACCTTATTGTTGGAAACAGTATGGGAAGTATAATAGGTGGTTTGTATGCAATGGGATATTCTGGTGACAGTATAGAAAAAATCACTAAAGATATTTATTGGGATAAACTCTTAGGTGGAGGGCAGTCATTACGAGCTGTAAGTGCCGAAGAAAAAAGAGAATTTCAACGCTATTTAGTCGGAATAGGTGTTAAAGATGGGAAACTTAACAGCATTGGTTCCCTCTTAAATGATCAAAATCTAAGAGAATACCTTTCTGAGTTAACCTTTCCGGTATACAATGTCAAAGATTTTGACAGTCTGCCGATTCCTTTCAGAGCTATGGCCACAGACTTGGTTGAAGGAAAAGAAGTTATTTTAAGCAAAGGAAGTTTATCTTACGCCATGCGTGCCAGCATGTCGCTGCCTGCTATCTTTAAACCAATGCCTTACGGAAAAACTGTTTTGGTAGACGGTGGAGTATTAAATAATTTCCCTACTGATGTTGCCAAACAAATGGGTGCCGATATTATTATTGGAAGCGATGTCGGAGGCGGAATGGAGCCTGTCGATAAGCTAAACAATCTTATGACCATATTAATGCAGACCAGTATGTTCCCCAGTAACATCAAGAATCCTGCAAACCGTGATTTATGTACGATATTGGTCGATCACTTACCTAATCTACGTTTTTCTACTGCCGATTTTGCCAATAGCAACGAAATCTACAAAGACGGTAAAATTGCTACAAATCAAAATCTTCCAGCTTTAATTGCCCTATCAGAAAAGCTAAAAGGATTTCCGCAGCGAACTCATAAACTGCCCGATATGCCAAATGAGTTTGTTCTAGACACAATTGTTTACAAAAAAATAAGTCCTGAAAATCTTCCTCTAGTTGTTGGAAGAGCCAACCTCAAAACCCATGTAAAATATACTACCAAAGATTTAATAGCAGGCATCAACAGAGCAATGGGAACCAATCTTTTTGATGAGATTACATATAGTTATTTCATTAAAGACGAAGATAAATTAGGCATTACATTGTTCGGATTTGAACGTGCCAAAAATCAGCTAAACACCTCAATTCATTATGACACTTACAGAGGTGTCGGAATCATTTTTAACTACACAGGACGAAATGTTCTTGCAGATGCATCACGTCTTCTTTTAACGGTTGATATTGCCGAACAGCCAAAAGCAAGAATCAATTATCAGAAAAATTTTGGGCAGCATAGAGAATGGTGGTGGATGTCTGAGGCCTATGGAGCTTTACTTCGCCAAGAAATTTATATTAATGGAAAAGCATCAGACAATATACTTTACAATACTGTTGAAATCAACAATGAAGTAAACAGAAACTTAAACTCTCTAAAAAGTTATGTCGGTTTTGGACTAAATTATAGTTACACAAATCTAAAACCAAAATATGACCGTGAATACAACCCCAATTATTTAAGTATCAACAACTACAGCTTTAACAATATCGAGTTCAACTTTCATTATTCTTATAATGACATGGATAAAGTTTTCTTTGCCACCGACGGAACTATTATAAAATCAAACATAGCGCGATCACTTCTTACCGATCTTGATGCCTCACTTTACGATCCAGACTTTAAGCGTATTTCTGGCTCAACAAATGGCTACACCAAATTGGGTTTAACTTATGAAAAGAGATTGCCCATAAAAAAGAAAATTACAGGAATTGTAGGATTCGACTCTTATTTTATTTTTCAGGATAAAGAGAAAAATGGCGATCTTCCGTTTTCAGGACTTGGTTATGCTGCAAAATATTTTATAGGTGGCATTATTCCAAGTTCGGGAAGCAATCGCTTCTCATTTGCAGGACTTCATGAAGACGAACTTAATGTTACACAATATATGGGGCTCAAACTTGGATCTCAAATAAACTTAATCGGAAAAATTTATCTTACTCCTCATTTCAATCTTGCTTCTGTAGGTTTTGATAATTTCAACGATTATATAAAACATGCCTTTAATCCAAAAGGAAATTGGGATGACAATCTCGATACCAGTCTCGTAATATCTGGAGGAGCAGCGATTTCTTATCAATCTATTTTAGGCCCAATTCATTTTGATACTTCATGGATCAATAATATCGACAAAGTACGTTTATTTTTCAGCGTAGGATTATCACTTAATCCATAG